The following proteins are encoded in a genomic region of Brachypodium distachyon strain Bd21 chromosome 1, Brachypodium_distachyon_v3.0, whole genome shotgun sequence:
- the LOC100843539 gene encoding 26 kDa endochitinase 1, whose product MVHFPFAAMRELAVVLAMLAAMAMAMSVRGEQCGSQAGGATCPNCLCCSRFGWCGSTPDYCLTGCQSQCSGCGGGGTPPTPSGGGGVASVVSRSLFERMLLHRNDGACQAKGFYTYDAFLAAANSFPGFGTTGATDVRKREVAAFLAQTSHETTGGWATAPDGPYSWGYCFKQERGATSDYCTPSAQWPCAPGKRYYGRGPIQLSHNYNYGPAGRAIGVDLLRNPDLVATDPTVSFKTAMWFWMTAQSPKPSAHAVATGQWRPSRADRAARRVPGFGVITNIVNGGIECGHGQDSRVADRIGFYKRYCDLLGVGYGDNLDCNNQRPFG is encoded by the coding sequence ATGGTACACTTCCCCTTCGCTGCCATGAGAGAACTCGCTGTGGTACTGGCCATGctggccgccatggccatggccatgtcGGTGCGCGGCGAGCAGTGTGGGTCGCAGGCAGGTGGGGCCACCTGCCCCAATTGCCTTTGCTGCAGCCGCTTCGGCTGGTGCGGTTCCACCCCGGACTACTGCCTCACGGGCTGCCAGAGCCAGTGCtccggctgcggcggtggcggaaCCCCGCCGACCCCttccggcggtggcggtgtgGCCTCTGTCGTCTCACGTTCGCTCTTCGAGCGCATGCTGCTGCACCGCAACGACGGCGCGTGCCAGGCCAAGGGGTTCTACACCTACGACGCCTTTCTGGCCGCCGCAAACTCTTTCCCGGGATTCGGCACCACGGGTGCCACCGATGTTAGGAAGCGGGAGGTTGCGGCGTTCCTAGCCCAGACCTCCCACGAGACTACCGGCGGATGGGCCACGGCGCCGGACGGGCCCTACTCCTGGGGCTACTGCTTTAAGCAGGAGCGTGGGGCCACCTCTGACTATTGCACCCCGAGCGCGCAGTGGCCATGCGCCCCCGGGAAGCGGTACTACGGCCGGGGTCCCATCCAGCTCTCCCATAACTACAACTATGGTCCCGCGGGACGGGCCATCGGGGTGGATTTGCTGCGTAACCCGGATCTAGTGGCGACCGACCCGACGGTGTCGTTCAAGACGGCCATGTGGTTCTGGATGACGGCCCAGTCACCCAAGCCGTCGGCACATGCCGTGGCCACAGGGCAGTGGAGGCCCTCAAGGGCGGATAGAGCGGCGAGAAGGGTACCTGGGTTTGGTGTCATCACCAACATCGTCAATGGTGGGATCGAGTGCGGGCACGGGCAAGATAGCCGTGTCGCCGACCGAATTGGGTTTTACAAGCGCTACTGCGATCTCCTCGGTGTCGGATATGGAGATAACCTCGACTGCAACAACCAGAGACCCTTTGGTTAA
- the LOC100842727 gene encoding ATP-dependent zinc metalloprotease FTSH 1, chloroplastic isoform X1 — MAPPSLSSSHLLITASLPKPSSIRPTRIPLASKPIPALLLALAGAPALPALAVDAPAPPPVPAPQLQAEAPTPAANPFADTLLTAPQPSSDIPDGGQWRYSEFLGAVKKGKVERVRFSKDGGVLQLTAVDGRRATVVVPNDPDLIDILATNGVDISVAEGDAAGPGGFLAFVGNLLFPFIAFAGLFFLFRRAQGGPGAGPGGLGGPMDFGRSKSKFQEVPETGVTFQDVAGADQAKLELQEVVDFLKNPDKYTALGAKIPKGCLLVGPPGTGKTLLARAVAGEAGVPFFSCAASEFVELFVGVGASRVRDLFEKAKAKAPCIVFIDEIDAVGRQRGAGMGGGNDEREQTINQLLTEMDGFSGNSGVIVLAATNRPDVLDSALLRPGRFDRQVTVDRPDVAGRVKILEVHSRGKALAKDVDFDKVARRTPGFTGADLQNLMNEAAILAARRDLKEISKDEISDALERIIAGPEKKNAVVSEQKRRLVAYHEAGHALVGALMPEYDPVAKISIIPRGQAGGLTFFAPSEERLESGLYSRSYLENQMAVALGGRVAEEVIFGQENVTTGASNDFMQVSRVARQMVERFGFSKKIGQVAIGSSGGNPFLGQQMSSQKDYSMATADIVDAEVRELVEKSYSRATQIINTHIDILHKLAQLLIEKETVDGEEFMSLFIDGQAELFVA, encoded by the exons ATGGCGCCCccttccctctcctcctcccacctcctcatcaccgcgtccctccCCAAGCCGTCTTCCATCCGGCCGACCCGGATCCCGCTCGCCTCCAAGCCAATCccggcgctcctcctcgccctcgccggcgcGCCCGCCTTGCCCGCGCTCGCCGTCGAcgcgcccgctccgccgccggtaCCGGCGCCGCAGCTCCAGGCCGAGGcgcccacgcccgccgccAACCCCTTCGCCGACACCCTCCTCACCGCGCCCCAGCCTTCCTCCGACATCCCCGACGGCGGCCAGTGGCGCTACAGCGAGTTCCTCGGCGCCGTCAAGAAGGGCAAGGTCGAGCGCGTCAGGTTCTCCAAGGACGGCGGCGTGCTCCAGCTCACGGCCGTCGACGGCCGCCGCGCCACCGTCGTCGTGCCCAACGACCCCGACCTCATCGACATCCTCGCCACCAACGGCGTCGACATCTCCGTCGCCGAgggcgacgccgccggccccggcggcTTCCTCGCCTTCGTCGGTAACCTGCTCTTCCCCTTCATCGCCTTCGCggggctcttcttcctcttccgccGCGCGCAGGGCGGGCCGGGTGCCGGGCCTGGTGGGCTCGGCGGGCCCATGGACTTCGGCCGCTCCAAGAGCAAGTTCCAAGAGGTGCCCGAGACTGGAGTCACTTTCCAGGACGTTGCCGGTGCCGACCAGGCCAAGCTTGAGCTACAGGAGGTCGTGGATTTCCTCAAGAACCCTGACAAATACACCGCGCTTGGGGCCAAGATCCCCAAGGGCTGCCTGCTTGTCGGCCCGCCGGGTACGGGGAAGACGCTGCTCGCCCGTGCCGTCGCCGGGGAAGCCGGCGTGCCGTTCTTCTCCTGCGCGGCGTCCGAGTTCGTCGAGCTGTTCGTGGGCGTGGGCGCGTCCAGGGTGAGGGACCTGTTcgagaaggccaaggccaaggcgCCGTGCATCGTCTTCATCGATGAGATCGACGCCGTCGGGAGGCAGCGTGGTGCCGGAATGGGTGGGGGGAATGATGAGAGGGAGCAGACCATTAACCAGCTGCTCACGGAGATGGATGGCTTCTCCGGAAACAGCGGTGTCATAGTGCTCGCCGCGACCAACAGGCCTGATGTGCTGGATTCGGCGCTTCTGCGGCCGGGGAGGTTTGATCGACAGGTCACCGTCGACCGTCCAGATGTCGCTGGTCGTGTCAAGATTCTTGAG GTTCACTCGAGAGGAAAGGCGTTGGCGAAGGATGTAGACTTTGACAAGGTTGCCAGAAGGACACCTGGTTTCACTGGAGCTGATCTTCAAAACTTGATGAATGAGGCTGCCATCCTTGCTGCTCGTCGTGATCTGAAGGAGATAAGCAAGGATGAGATCTCTGATGCTCTAGAGAGGATTATTGCTGGGCCTGAGAAGAAAAATGCAGTTGTTTCAGAACAGAAGCGGAGGCTTGTAGCTTACCATG AGGCTGGTCATGCCCTTGTCGGTGCCCTCATGCCTGAATATGATCCTGTTGCTAAGATTTCCATTATTCCTCGAGGTCAAGCTGGTGGGCTTACATTCTTTGCTCCGAGCGAAGAGAGGCTCGAGTCCGGATTGTACAGCAGGAGCTACCTAGAGAACCAAATGGCTGTAGCACTTGGTGGCAG ggtTGCTGAGGAGGTGATCTTCGGCCAAGAAAATGTGACAACTGGGGCTTCCAACGACTTTATGCAGGTCTCACGTGTCGCGAGACAAATGGTTGAAAGATTTGGGTTCAGCAAGAAGATTGGGCAAGTTGCGATCGGGTCATCTGGTGGCAATCCTTTCTTGGGCCAGCAG ATGTCAAGCCAGAAGGACTACTCAATGGCGACCGCAGACATCGTGGACGCCGAGGTGAGGGAGCTCGTGGAGAAGTCCTACTCACGAGCGACACAGATCATCAACACGCACATCGATATCCTCCACAAGCTTGCCCAGCTCCTGATCGAGAAGGAGACCGTGGACGGGGAGGAGTTCATGAGCCTCTTCATCGACGGACAAGCAGAGCTGTTTGTCGCTTAA
- the LOC100842727 gene encoding ATP-dependent zinc metalloprotease FTSH 1, chloroplastic isoform X2 translates to MAPPSLSSSHLLITASLPKPSSIRPTRIPLASKPIPALLLALAGAPALPALAVDAPAPPPVPAPQLQAEAPTPAANPFADTLLTAPQPSSDIPDGGQWRYSEFLGAVKKGKVERVRFSKDGGVLQLTAVDGRRATVVVPNDPDLIDILATNGVDISVAEGDAAGPGGFLAFVGNLLFPFIAFAGLFFLFRRAQGGPGAGPGGLGGPMDFGRSKSKFQEVPETGVTFQDVAGADQAKLELQEVVDFLKNPDKYTALGAKIPKGCLLVGPPGTGKTLLARAVAGEAGVPFFSCAASEFVELFVGVGASRVRDLFEKAKAKAPCIVFIDEIDAVGRQRGAGMGGGNDEREQTINQLLTEMDGFSGNSGVIVLAATNRPDVLDSALLRPGRFDRQVTVDRPDVAGRVKILEVHSRGKALAKDVDFDKVARRTPGFTGADLQNLMNEAAILAARRDLKEISKDEISDALERIIAGPEKKNAVVSEQKRRLVAYHEAGHALVGALMPEYDPVAKISIIPRGQAGGLTFFAPSEERLESGLYSRSYLENQMAVALGGRVAEEVIFGQENVTTGASNDFMQVSRVARQMVERFGFSKKIGQVAIGSSGGNPFLGQQMSSQKDYSMATADIVDAEVRELVEKSYSRATQIINTHIDILHKLAQLLIEKETVDGEEFMSLFIDGQAELFVF, encoded by the exons ATGGCGCCCccttccctctcctcctcccacctcctcatcaccgcgtccctccCCAAGCCGTCTTCCATCCGGCCGACCCGGATCCCGCTCGCCTCCAAGCCAATCccggcgctcctcctcgccctcgccggcgcGCCCGCCTTGCCCGCGCTCGCCGTCGAcgcgcccgctccgccgccggtaCCGGCGCCGCAGCTCCAGGCCGAGGcgcccacgcccgccgccAACCCCTTCGCCGACACCCTCCTCACCGCGCCCCAGCCTTCCTCCGACATCCCCGACGGCGGCCAGTGGCGCTACAGCGAGTTCCTCGGCGCCGTCAAGAAGGGCAAGGTCGAGCGCGTCAGGTTCTCCAAGGACGGCGGCGTGCTCCAGCTCACGGCCGTCGACGGCCGCCGCGCCACCGTCGTCGTGCCCAACGACCCCGACCTCATCGACATCCTCGCCACCAACGGCGTCGACATCTCCGTCGCCGAgggcgacgccgccggccccggcggcTTCCTCGCCTTCGTCGGTAACCTGCTCTTCCCCTTCATCGCCTTCGCggggctcttcttcctcttccgccGCGCGCAGGGCGGGCCGGGTGCCGGGCCTGGTGGGCTCGGCGGGCCCATGGACTTCGGCCGCTCCAAGAGCAAGTTCCAAGAGGTGCCCGAGACTGGAGTCACTTTCCAGGACGTTGCCGGTGCCGACCAGGCCAAGCTTGAGCTACAGGAGGTCGTGGATTTCCTCAAGAACCCTGACAAATACACCGCGCTTGGGGCCAAGATCCCCAAGGGCTGCCTGCTTGTCGGCCCGCCGGGTACGGGGAAGACGCTGCTCGCCCGTGCCGTCGCCGGGGAAGCCGGCGTGCCGTTCTTCTCCTGCGCGGCGTCCGAGTTCGTCGAGCTGTTCGTGGGCGTGGGCGCGTCCAGGGTGAGGGACCTGTTcgagaaggccaaggccaaggcgCCGTGCATCGTCTTCATCGATGAGATCGACGCCGTCGGGAGGCAGCGTGGTGCCGGAATGGGTGGGGGGAATGATGAGAGGGAGCAGACCATTAACCAGCTGCTCACGGAGATGGATGGCTTCTCCGGAAACAGCGGTGTCATAGTGCTCGCCGCGACCAACAGGCCTGATGTGCTGGATTCGGCGCTTCTGCGGCCGGGGAGGTTTGATCGACAGGTCACCGTCGACCGTCCAGATGTCGCTGGTCGTGTCAAGATTCTTGAG GTTCACTCGAGAGGAAAGGCGTTGGCGAAGGATGTAGACTTTGACAAGGTTGCCAGAAGGACACCTGGTTTCACTGGAGCTGATCTTCAAAACTTGATGAATGAGGCTGCCATCCTTGCTGCTCGTCGTGATCTGAAGGAGATAAGCAAGGATGAGATCTCTGATGCTCTAGAGAGGATTATTGCTGGGCCTGAGAAGAAAAATGCAGTTGTTTCAGAACAGAAGCGGAGGCTTGTAGCTTACCATG AGGCTGGTCATGCCCTTGTCGGTGCCCTCATGCCTGAATATGATCCTGTTGCTAAGATTTCCATTATTCCTCGAGGTCAAGCTGGTGGGCTTACATTCTTTGCTCCGAGCGAAGAGAGGCTCGAGTCCGGATTGTACAGCAGGAGCTACCTAGAGAACCAAATGGCTGTAGCACTTGGTGGCAG ggtTGCTGAGGAGGTGATCTTCGGCCAAGAAAATGTGACAACTGGGGCTTCCAACGACTTTATGCAGGTCTCACGTGTCGCGAGACAAATGGTTGAAAGATTTGGGTTCAGCAAGAAGATTGGGCAAGTTGCGATCGGGTCATCTGGTGGCAATCCTTTCTTGGGCCAGCAG ATGTCAAGCCAGAAGGACTACTCAATGGCGACCGCAGACATCGTGGACGCCGAGGTGAGGGAGCTCGTGGAGAAGTCCTACTCACGAGCGACACAGATCATCAACACGCACATCGATATCCTCCACAAGCTTGCCCAGCTCCTGATCGAGAAGGAGACCGTGGACGGGGAG GAGTTCATGAGCCTCTTCATCGACGGACAAGCAGAGCTGTTCGTCTTTTAA
- the LOC100823632 gene encoding basic blue protein, whose protein sequence is MAPPPSQSCRRRLQLMAAFVFVSGLLLIQPAGAAEYVVGDGSTPNGWDTGTNYASWAQTHSFAAGDVLVFEYVKSQHNVYEVTEAAYRSCDVSGAGDVLATYGTGYDKVRLAEARAYWFICQIPGHCMGGMKLAVNVSAGPPGGGVPASPSLPSAPSSSAPGGCRSLVAWGALVVLIASFGQLCWAS, encoded by the exons atggcgccgccgccgtctcagagctgccgccgccgcttgcagCTAATGGCGGccttcgtcttcgtctccggcctGCTGCTCATTcagccggccggcgccgccgagtACGTGGTTGGCGACGGCAGCACGCCCAACGGCTGGGACACCGGCACCAACTACGCCTCCTGGGCGCAGACCCActccttcgccgccggcgacgtccTAG TGTTCGAGTATGTGAAGAGCCAGCACAACGTGTACGAGGTGACAGAGGCGGCGTACCGCTCCTGCgacgtctccggcgccggcgacgtgcTCGCCACCTATGGCACGGGGTACGACAAGGTCCGGCTAGCCGAGGCCAGGGCATACTGGTTCATCTGCCAGATCCCCGGACACTGCATGGGAGGCATGAAGCTCGCCGTCAACGTCTCCGCCGGAcctcccggcggcggcgtaccGGCGTCGCCCAGCTTGCCATCGGCGCCATCGTCTTCGGCGCCGGGAGGGTGCCGGAGTTTGGTGGCGTGGGGCGCGTTGGTGGTGCTAATTGCTTCTTTTGGTCAATTATGTTGGGCTAGCTGA
- the LOC100843849 gene encoding ABSCISIC ACID-INSENSITIVE 5-like protein 2 gives MASFGGQYVGTGAWMREPESPQLSLMSGCSSLFSISVLRDGDDLGGGVRSLPATPVSLAGFVGAGDEVEMMDHLRQGSGDEDRRTVRMMRNRESALRSRARKRAYVEELEKEVRRLVDDNLKLKKQCKELKQEVAALVLPSKSSLRRTSSTQF, from the exons ATGGCGAGCTTCGGAGGGCAGTACGTGGGGACGGGGGCGTGGATGAGGGAGCCGGAGAGCCCGCAGCTGAGCCTGATGAGCGGCtgcagctcgctcttctccaTCTCGGTGCTGCGGGACGGCGAcgacctcggcggcggcgtgcggtcGCTCCCCGCCACGCCGGTGTCGCTGGCGGGgttcgtcggcgccggagacgaagtGGAGATGATGGATCATCTGCGGCAGGGaagcggcgacgaggaccggAGGACCGTCCGGATGATGCGCAACCGGGAGTCCGCGCTACGATCCAGAGCAAGGAAGAGG GCATATGTGGAGGAACTCGAGAAGGAGGTTCGCCGTCTGGTGGATGACAACCTCAAACTGAAGAAGCAGTGCAAAGAG CTGAAGCAGGAGGTGGCAGCACTGGTCCTTCCCAGCAAGAGCTCGCTGCGACGAACGTCCTCGACTCAGTTCTGA